The sequence TCACCGCGGAACGTCACGATCTCGGCGACGATACTGGCGTTCCAGGCTCCACCCGTTGCTGTCACCCAGCCGGTCACGAGGTACGGGAAGATGGCCGGCAGGTACAGGGACCAGAAGCGTTGCCTGCCCGTAACACGGTAGCTCGCAGCAGCCTCTTTGAGGTCGAAGGGAATCGCCTGTGCGCCGGCAATGACGTTGAACAGGATGTACCATTGAGTGCCAAGCAGCATGAGTACGACACTTCCGAAGCCTATATTGATTCTGAGCAGAGCCAGCAGGAGGATCACGGCCGGGAACAGCATCGGCGCCGGGAACGATGCCGCGACCTGGACGATTGGCTGCATGATCCTCGACAGTTTTGGCGAGAGTCCGATGCGCAGACCTACCGGCAAGGCCCACAGGGTCCCGAGGGCAATGGCCACGGTTACGCGTGCCAGGGTCAGTAGATCGCTCTTCAGCAGGCGCAGCCATTCACCGATGCGAACGGATATGAGGAGGCGAACGACCTGGACAAGGGCAACAGCCAGTCCGGCCACCAGCAGAAAGAACAGGATTCGAGAGAAGACGACGGAGACCGAAGGACGGTTCGACACCCCATGCTTCTCGGGAGGAGAAGCAGCAGGAGAGCTGCCCGGCATAGTGCGAGGGACGTTCCGGAACAGCCGCGAAACCAGGCTGCCGAATGCATGGCCGACGGAGGAACCTGCAGTGCCCATCCAGCGCAGGATATGCGAGTGGTGGAGGAGGTCCAGGAACCACGAGTCCATCGATTCTTCCTGGCTCGTGTCCTCGATACGAAACTTCTGTGCCCAGACAACGGTCGGCCGCCACAGCAACTGGTCCAGCGCAACGATCATCAGGACCATGGCGACGACCGCTGCGACCATGGCCGGTACGTTGCCTTTCTCGACAGCGACGGACATGTAGGACCCGATGCCGGGCAGCCTGAAATCCCTGTTGCCCAGCTGAAATGCCTCGGTGACCATGAGGAAGAACCATCCACCGGCCATGCTCATCATGCTGTTCCAGATAAGGCCGACGGCGCTGTAGGGCATCTCAATCTGAGTGAGACGCTGCCACCAGTTGAAGCGATAGATGGTGCCGGCCTCCTGGAGATACTGCGGTACCGATTTGAGAGAATTGTAGAAACTGAACGTCATGTTCCATGCCTGTCCCGTGAAGATCATCAGTACTGCGGCAAGTTCCAGTCCGATGTTGCTGTTGGGGAAGAGGGAAACGAGTGCCAGCACGACGCCTGGCATGAATCCCAGGACGGGGATGCTCTGCAGGATGTCCAGGATGGGGACAAGCAGTCTCTCGGCCAGCCGGTCCTTGGCCGCCCAGTAGCCATACACAATAGTGAAGAGGAAGGAGATGCAGTAGGCGGCCAACCCACGGACCAGTGAGAACAGTGTGTACCGAGGCAGCGCACGGAATGAGAGGTCGATCAGTACCGTCGGCCTCAGAACGCCCGTCCACTCGCGGCCGACCTGAGTTATGCCGTAGAAAACGCCGAGGATCCCTAGAATGATAACGATATCAGCCAGCGCTCCGCTGTGGTAGAATGCCATGACAGCGCCTGACT comes from Coprothermobacter sp. and encodes:
- a CDS encoding ABC transporter permease, whose translation is MQESLENQLIKTSPRGSRPRRTRATSPVVWGQSGAVMAFYHSGALADIVIILGILGVFYGITQVGREWTGVLRPTVLIDLSFRALPRYTLFSLVRGLAAYCISFLFTIVYGYWAAKDRLAERLLVPILDILQSIPVLGFMPGVVLALVSLFPNSNIGLELAAVLMIFTGQAWNMTFSFYNSLKSVPQYLQEAGTIYRFNWWQRLTQIEMPYSAVGLIWNSMMSMAGGWFFLMVTEAFQLGNRDFRLPGIGSYMSVAVEKGNVPAMVAAVVAMVLMIVALDQLLWRPTVVWAQKFRIEDTSQEESMDSWFLDLLHHSHILRWMGTAGSSVGHAFGSLVSRLFRNVPRTMPGSSPAASPPEKHGVSNRPSVSVVFSRILFFLLVAGLAVALVQVVRLLISVRIGEWLRLLKSDLLTLARVTVAIALGTLWALPVGLRIGLSPKLSRIMQPIVQVAASFPAPMLFPAVILLLALLRINIGFGSVVLMLLGTQWYILFNVIAGAQAIPFDLKEAAASYRVTGRQRFWSLYLPAIFPYLVTGWVTATGGAWNASIVAEIVTFRGETLRAQGIGSVISEAAFGAKFAELAAAILIMSLTVVLINRFVWHRLYAVASTQYNLSK